In Erigeron canadensis isolate Cc75 chromosome 8, C_canadensis_v1, whole genome shotgun sequence, the DNA window GGACAGCCACTCAATTTATTTGAGGATTTAACCTAACCCTCATTTCAATTGCGTATAGGGAGTAAGGTATAATGGTGTACAAAACCAAGGTCAGATTTTGAGACACAAAGTCAGTGTCCTTGGCCTTGCAAAAGGTAGGAAACTTGGGTGTGTGATAGAGTCACAAAACCTTGAAGCCTTGGTGGAAAACGGTTGCTTCTAAATGTTTGGATCATGATAATGGGAAGTAGATTAGAGTTGTTTCGataatcttttgtttttgattaaattgaCTAATGCCAAATCATACACTTGGTTTACCCATTGAGTTCAGACTTCCCTGAAATACAAAATTCCCTTGTTGCATAAATTTTCCTTCTAGACTTGTTCACTATCATTATTACGTTCTTacaaatttttgaagttaaaaggCAATAATACGTGAACAACAAAAGTGATTTGCATCTGACAGACAAGTCTACTATGTATCACTTTCCCTGATTATTACCCTAACATCCTTTTTTAAAATTCATCCAAGTTTTGGAGATGACAGCGATTTCCTATTATTTAAGtcttgttgttttttttttatgaattatctAAATGGTATATGACGTACATAGCTAACACTTTAAACTTTGTTATGTTGAAGGGTTCTTTAATTGTATACTACATGCGTTTCTCACTCATGATTTTTACTGAATTGACCAAGGAGTCTTGTTCAGGAATCAAAATAGACCACAACCGCATTtgctataaaatttaaaagcagATGACTTCATTGTGCAATTAATTTTTCTAGCTGGCAAATCAGAGACGACCACCAGCTGAAACTATGATACTTGCTTGTACAATTTGTCTGCTCACTTATATATGTTtactattgttattattaaaattaagtcTTAACCATGtaatttttcattctttttctatGCTCCCTAAAATAATTGAATAATCTGATGCATTATTATACGACTAACGGGAGGTGTGTTTTCAGGTTAACAAAAATGCAGCACTATGCAGATCCATAGATGATTTACTTGAGAAAGAGGGGAATGGAGTACAACACGAAGCTTTGAAGCATTTGATGCAGAAGGTGATATACATATAACCCTTCACTTGACATTAAGAAACACTTTTGTCTTTGTCATGATATACGTCCTTACCTgtctttcttttttcctttttttggtttcatttttagtttCCACATCGCCTAAAACTAAACCACTGTGGCACTGCCTATAAATTTTTATCCGAAATCGTGCAAACACTTTCAATAATGGAAGGACAATTTCCTCTCTTTTTTTTCGTCAAGGATGGTGGTTGGTTTGTGGATTGGTTTTAATATGACAAATTATCGTGTACTGTtggatttgtttattttttcttcttttcatatgATTATCCATCAACATATGTGTTAAATGGTTTGTAAGTATGGACTATATGGACCATAGTAGTTCTGTTTTTTTACCAACTAGCTTttggaatttttatttttatttaatcacttttcaatttcataGTTTCTGGTCCCTGTGTGCTTTTGTAGTGTCTTTATTAATTGATTTTTGTATGCTAAACCATTGAAACCCGGTGAGGTATTATGATTGGAGTATAAATAGGAGTACATTAAAACTAATGGCTAATGCTAGAAACCCTAAACCACAAACGGGCTGGGCGGACCATACTAATATAATCTAATCCAATCATTTGATACTGTAACAAGGAGTATTCGATACCAATATAATTTCATATGCAGACAGGCTTCAGTATGGCGGAGATTTTGCGTAAATACATTCGATATTCCTTGAATGAAAAGCCTTTCAACCCCAAACTGGTTGCAGCACTGATTCAACTCAGGAAAACAACAATGTTGGATGATTCTCAAATCGCTgaaatattgaatgaaatttCAAGACGACTTGTCAAAGATTATGGTACAAAATCTGCTTATGTTTTATGCAAATACAATAAATCTCAATGAATTCTCTAGAATTATCATTGCGCTTTATTTTCATTACTTAGTCAAATTGTGTGAAATTGGTGATTTCTTTCAATCAGTTGTTATCTTAGGCAATAATTACAAGTTACTTGGAGTTAATCAGTGTCCTCTTCTTTGTAATTGTTAGAATTATTCAGAGAGAAATTTTTCTCTCAATGTGTGTGTTCATATATTGCCACTGCTATTGTGCGACAACTAGTTATTAGTAATCTCTCTTTGATGGTGGAAATAAGGTAAGGTTTTCCAAAGATATCTACACTTCATAATAAAATGAAGGTATAGCTTGACTGGTAGCTAAAACAGACAAAGTGAAAGGGTAACATATGTCCAATACAAGTAAGAGAGAAAAATAAAGGAACTatagagaaagaaaaataaaggaaCGATATGAAACTCAAATGAAATTTATATCTAAATCAGAGTTGCATCTGTGCATATAATTGGTGCTCTTTGTTTGCTCAATATGTTCTTCCATGTTGCAGGTCCAGTAGTGATGAATACATCAGGATATTCAGAAAAGGGCTTAAGGAGAAAGCTTACTGTCCAATCTTTGTTCGGAAAACTTTTCTATCTTTCAGAGGTAAAATCAAATTGATCTTTTCTACTAGGGCAGTTATTTTTTAAGTGAGTTCTCATTCAGCATTTTAAATTTCTAAGAAGTTCAATAACCTGCTCCTAGatgattttgtttttatcatcTTTACATTCAAGGTATTATAATCATGATGTATTACAAATGTGGTCGGGTagattttactttttagtaCTTGTATGTCAAGAAAAAAGGCCACACTTCAAGTCATCAATTATGTGTTATCTCCCATGAATGCAAATAATCCTGGGTAAGTGGGAATGTCAGCCATATAATTATCTGATCATTTGCATAATTGCATTCTTGCAAGATATTAGTCACATACTCACATCAATTCCTCCATGAGTTTTCCCTGTTTAGTCCTATAAAAGATATATTATGTTTCTGATTTTAGTTACAGTCTTCTGTCAAAATAtgattttcttgaattttgaaccTTTGCAAAATTAGATGAAATATCATACTTTTGTACATTTATTGTGTTAAATACTCTTCTAAGGCTAATTACAATCAACTTTAATAACGATCAAATTGATTATCATCTTATCCATTGAATTGTTATTATTCTCATCCTCATTGTGTTCCCTCAAACCTAGCTGTTAGTTTAGTTTGATTGCTAgttgatgatattattgatGCTTATATTCATATTGCTATATGACACTAGCTCCCTGAGTTCTGCGGAAGAGACAGCTCCTTGATAGTGAAAGAAATATTTGGCGTTGCAGAGTAAGCATCATTCTTTTTTAAGTAAATTACTTTTGTAACCTTTTTGGCATGTTGCCTCAAAACAACATTGTAAGAAAATACGACCAAAATCATTGACCTCACAAAATTTTAGCATATTTGTTCAACTTTGTTAAgtatattttttacaaatttaagtATAATGGTTAATTGTGTTTCAAGTATAACGTGCCCCTTTTTTTCTGGGTTATTCTAAATATGAGTACATGACAGTAGTTTATCTACAAATCTTTAAATAATATCTTTTCTCGAGAATAGACCTGACAGATTGGCCGGGCTGGTGTTGGCAACAAGTAATCTTTTAGTCCGGTTGACTAGTTGAGGTCCGTTTTATGTGGTAAATATGATTACCGAAATTTGTAATAATGGTATACGTTTTTTTAATAAGGTCCCTTTTTCCCATTGACCCTAGGGTCATTTTTTGGCTATTATTTATATTGATATGTTTGAGATTAAGTGTAACCCAAAAAAACATGTTTGCTCATGAAATTTCGTAGTGAGGATGCGGAAAAACTGCGGTTGAGTACAGTTGCGGAAGCCGGTGATATGGAATCACTTGAAAAGATGGTTGATGGTATTGATTCAGAGGAGTCGGGTGATGAATCTTCATTAGGGGATCCATAGATTTTGTTTCTACAGGTTTTATAGGTTTTTTTGTAAGACTGTTGAGAGATATATACAAGCGGCATGAAAAAATTGTTGTAAAATGTTCATTAATGAAGATGAACCCGTTAAAAGATGTGATTTTGCATAATTCATGTTAAACACACATGACATATCTTACATCTTCTATCAGAGCCAATTGTGATTTTGCATCTTTGGTTGGTCACAACTAAGATTGCTGATTGCGATCAACAGTAACGAGTTAAATGTTGCATATGTGGATCTGATAATGATACATAAAATATGAAAGTTTATATGtattaaactataaattattgGGTTTGTTGGTTGGTGTTGATTCTATTCGGAGTGGGGGGTCTTTGAGCCCGACGCCGCCCCCTAAGTCCCCATCTACATTGCTTCAAGGGGTTTCTTCCTTCAAAAAATTTCTCTCTTACTTCCCGATGAATTTTTGCCGCCCCTCCcccttttactttatatatatatatatatacacattatatgTAATTTCAAAGACCCCTAAAGGAGCCCAGGGATGCCTCACTCCCTCCAAAAGGAGGGCTCCTTTTGAAAGGAGCATCCGCCACGTATCGCATGCCGCCCCCATGTAGGAAGCCCCATTTGCCCCCTCACTCCTCATagccttaacttcaaaaacAACCAATATTGATCGACATATAGAAAAGCTAACAATACGTGAGTGTTTCACACTTAAACTTAAATACccaacaaccttatattctcatccccatatatatatatatatatatatcatcattctCAAACTTCTTGggttaaaattaataataatgtatatgattttgttttataagaaaGTTTATACCATAGACAAAGATGTTGAATAAGTGTATGTAACAATGTTTCAAGTTCGAACGGTTGCTTCAATCGGTTTTATTGTTATCCAGTTCTGATATAAacgtatatattttttattaaatttgatctGAAGTGAAGTtaccataaaaaaatttttattaatttatatgttaattGTAAGAATATTTATATTGAATAAAATTTATCATGTTAACTTAGATAGTTTAAGAAGTTAACTTTTTTACTTCAATAGATAAACAAACTAATAAGCATTAAATTTGATGTTTTTCATTACATgaaataaaactattttaagCTACATAAATCTATCTTCTTATTTAACTTCACTAGTGAATTTACCTGGGTTTAACCTAagcgttttaattaaaattataaaactataaaatatgtttgtaaattttgttatttaattataaatcgatataaagatgatgaattgaaaacataataattataaaaagatttctttgtttgtaataaaagattagtaaccttaaataagtatttagtgagttatttttaattaaaaatattgtaaattatttatgacatcataattaaaataaaaagcttttaagaaaaaatgtaGATTTGccacatcatattttttctaaaaatacttttgaaagacaattgtcttttatttagtatagagatagagatagagataagaatattttttttcttccaataataaattgaaataatgtagaatatattttttttctttttacatataataaaaaaatattactcgtaacattttataaaattagttaattaattatttaggaGAACATACATTCTTTATATGTGTTAAATTAAAGCCAGCATCATACCAACCAATAATATTGAGTAGTTTCTgtttaactttcttttttatttttcttcaagGTTTCACACACAGACGTATATATATGatctaaaagtttatataaaaaccaGAAAAGAATGTCAAGCAGATCTACCAccctttaaaatcaaaaaactttcttcttcttctt includes these proteins:
- the LOC122609894 gene encoding uncharacterized protein LOC122609894 — encoded protein: MSIYHNIHITTTNRHHPPLTTTTKTPHLTFTSFNPLLLSTTTNRRNRSILTVSAAAAKNSNTNPKQSNNNKQNEIEEEEIEEDLPWIQEKALDIVEFSGSVTQALPGPRVGQSSLPWILAVPLAYVGVSFVLAVVKTVRKFTSPKQARRNRVNKNAALCRSIDDLLEKEGNGVQHEALKHLMQKTGFSMAEILRKYIRYSLNEKPFNPKLVAALIQLRKTTMLDDSQIAEILNEISRRLVKDYGPVVMNTSGYSEKGLRRKLTVQSLFGKLFYLSELPEFCGRDSSLIVKEIFGVADEDAEKLRLSTVAEAGDMESLEKMVDGIDSEESGDESSLGDP